A genome region from Cucurbita pepo subsp. pepo cultivar mu-cu-16 chromosome LG02, ASM280686v2, whole genome shotgun sequence includes the following:
- the LOC111787653 gene encoding aspartyl protease family protein 2-like encodes MNFLGKQSGSTRGFQNCSVYLALIFLLLSSGVFDTIAEAHVRQGFNESNRSGVFGIELPENISSGIASSSASAPCSFSNEDEEEEERLMANSLKKSVKLHLKKRSTSRVTEPKESITESAVRDLARIQTLHKRITERKNQDTTSRLKNGNAERRKPAEAVSPAASPDSYSGYFSGQLMATLESGVSLGSGEYFIDVFVGSPPKHFSLILDTGSDLNWIQCVPCHDCFEQTGPYYDPKDSISFRNITCSDRRCQLVSSPDPPQPCKSETQSCPYFYWYGDSSNTTGDFALETFTVNLTSSTTRKSEFRRVENVMFGCGHWNRGLFHGAAGLLGLGRGPLSFSSQLQSLYGHSFSYCLVDRNSDTSVSSKLIFGEDRDLLTHPELKFTSLIGGKENPVDTFYYLQIKSIFVGGEKLQIPEETWNISADGAGGTIIDSGTTLSYFSDPAYRIIKEAFLRKVKNYKLVEDFPILHPCYNVSSADKLEFPEFEIQFADGTVWKFPVENYFIRIEQFDMVCLAMLGTPKSALSIIGNYQQQNFHILYDTKNSRLGFAPMRCADGFTERGAVERTSSKHVADLSQIIECKMVSFRFHQYQVVGRALPSEADEHPKIYRMKLWATNEVRAKSKFWYFLRKLKKVKKSNGQVLAINEIFEKNPTKIKNYGIWLRYQSRTGYHNMYKEFRDTTLNGGVEQMYNEMASRHRVRCPCIQIIKTATVPAKLCKRESTKQFHDSKIKFPLVFKKVRPPTRKLKTTYKASKPNLFM; translated from the exons CTTTCTTCCGGCGTATTTGATACGATTGCTGAAGCGCATGTTCGTCAAGGATTCAACGAGTCCAATCGGTCTGGTGTTTTCGGAATCGAATTGCCGGAAAATATTAGCTCTGGTATTGCTTCTTCTTCGGCGAGTGCTCCGTGTAGTTTCAgtaatgaagatgaagaagaggaagagaggtTAATGGCGAATTCGTTGAAGAAATCGGTGAAGCTTCACTTGAAAAAGCGGTCAACGAGTCGAGTGACGGAACCGAAGGAATCGATTACTGAATCTGCAGTTAGGGATTTGGCGAGAATCCAAACGCTTCATAAGAGAATCACGGAGAGGAAGAATCAAGATACGACTTCGAGACTGAAGAATGGCAATGCTGAGCGGAGGAAACCGGCGGAGGCGGTTTCTCCGGCCGCTTCGCCTGATTCTTACTCCGGCTACTTCTCCGGTCAGCTTATGGCGACTCTGGAATCTGGCGTTAGTCTTGGCTCTGGTGAGTACTTCATTGACGTCTTCGTCGGTTCTCCGCCCAAACATTTCTCTCTGATTCTCGATACCGGTAGCGATTTGAACTGGATTCAATGTGTTCCTTGCCATGATTGTTTCGAGCAAACCGGGCCTTATTACGACCCTAAAGATTCAATTTCTTTCAGAAACATAACCTGTAGCGATCGTCGATGTCAATTAGTTTCGTCTCCAGATCCTCCGCAGCCGTGCAAATCCGAGACGCAATCGTGCCCTTACTTTTACTGGTACGGCGACAGTTCGAACACCACTGGCGATTTCGCGCTCGAGACGTTCACCGTCAATCTGACCTCGTCGACGACGCGGAAGTCGGAGTTTCGGCGAGTGGAGAATGTGATGTTCGGATGCGGCCATTGGAACAGAGGCCTCTTCCATGGCGCCGCTGGACTTTTAGGGCTTGGCCGAGGACCTCTCTCGTTTTCATCACAGCTTCAATCGCTCTACGGCCATTCTTTCTCCTACTGTCTTGTTGATCGAAACAGTGATACGAGCGTGAGCAGCAAACTGATTTTCGGCGAAGACAGAGATCTATTAACTCATCCGGAACTGAAATTCACATCGCTAATCGGCGGAAAGGAAAATCCAGTCGACACATTCTACTATCTGCAAATCAAATCGATCTTCGTCGGAGGAGAGAAACTCCAAATCCCCGAGGAGACCTGGAACATTTCCGCCGACGGCGCCGGCGGAACAATCATCGATTCCGGCACAACTCTCAGCTATTTCTCCGATCCGGCTTACCGAATCATCAAAGAAGCATTCCTGAGGAAAGTAAAGAACTATAAACTGGTTGAAGATTTTCCGATCTTACATCCTTGCTACAACGTCTCCAGCGCTGATAAACTTGAATTTCCAGAATTCGAAATCCAGTTCGCCGACGGCACCGTGTGGAAATTCCCGGTGGAGAATTACTTCATCAGAATCGAGCAATTCGATATGGTTTGCTTGGCGATGTTAGGGACTCCAAAATCGGCTCTGTCGATCATCGGAAATTACCAGCAGCAGAATTTTCACATACTGTACGATACGAAGAACTCGAGACTGGGGTTTGCGCCGATGAGATGCGCTGAC GGTTTTACTGAGCGTGGCGCTGTGGAGAGAACCAGCTCAAAGCACGTTGCCGATCTCTCTCAGATTATCGAGTGCAAAATGGTCTCATTCAGG TTTCATCAGTACCAGGTCGTGGGGAGGGCTCTTCCTTCTGAAGCGGATGAGCATCCCAAGATTTATCGGATGAAGCTTTGGGCTACCAACGAGGTCCGGGCCAAATCCAAGTTCTG GTACTTTTTGAGGAAGTTGAAGAAAGTCAAGAAGAGCAATGGTCAAGTTCTTGCCATTAACGAG ATTTTTGAAAAGAACCCAACCAAGATTAAGAACTACGGTATTTGGCTGCGGTATCAGAGTCGAACTGGTTATCACAACATGTACAAGGAGTTTCGGGATACGACACTGAACGGGGGTGTTGAACAAATGTATAACGAGATGGCTTCTCGCCATAGGGTGAGGTGCCCATGCATCCAAATCATTAAGACAGCAACTGTTCCTGCAAAACTGTGCAAGAGGGAAAGTACGAAGCAGTTTCATGACTCAAAGATCAAATTCCCCTTGGTGTTTAAGAAGGTGAGACCACCCACCAGGAAGCTCAAGACAACATACAAAGCATCTAAACCCAACTTGTTTATGTAA